The Apibacter raozihei genome contains a region encoding:
- a CDS encoding polysaccharide deacetylase family protein gives MILIYVPEITPRIKYIFTFIFEHILENPIQITDNPHFFITQTSTKFSYCQHPLADEIHFHCMHLLFENGIREQNTEKLLKDPFAWSFYLLSRYEEYLPYEKDSHNRFSYQSSNAKNNTDILSPWIDLFAYELAEDLKISANMNDHVNRKFEFCNTIDLDHPWKYKHHSIIRISGSIAKKLVRGNFKILKDQLRVLLNLKNDPYFIYKKISGLNIPTTYFIPFGGNGKYDTNHSPNNYHYKQLILKLNNKPNTYLGIHPSYFSNSNAKTLENEKLGLEHLINQPILRSRQHYIMLQIPQTYHNLLTSGIKEDFTMGYQDHAGFRAGTCTPFYWFDLTKNKVTELKVYPFCIMDVTLKNYMNLSVKESKVLIDELIKSVRSVNGHFISIFHNDSISGYGEWKDWETLYDYLIEKCKND, from the coding sequence ATGATTCTGATTTATGTTCCCGAAATTACTCCAAGAATTAAATACATCTTTACGTTTATTTTCGAACATATTTTAGAAAACCCTATCCAAATTACTGATAATCCCCACTTTTTTATAACTCAAACATCGACCAAATTCTCATATTGTCAACATCCATTAGCCGATGAAATACATTTTCACTGTATGCACTTGTTATTTGAAAATGGTATAAGGGAACAAAATACAGAAAAGTTATTAAAAGATCCTTTTGCCTGGAGCTTTTATCTTCTTTCCAGATACGAAGAGTATTTACCTTATGAAAAAGATTCACATAACCGGTTTTCTTACCAATCTTCAAATGCAAAAAACAATACTGATATTTTATCTCCCTGGATTGATCTGTTTGCTTATGAATTAGCTGAAGATCTTAAAATCTCTGCTAACATGAATGATCATGTTAATAGAAAATTTGAGTTTTGTAATACTATAGACTTAGATCATCCCTGGAAATATAAGCATCATTCCATAATCAGAATTTCAGGTTCAATAGCAAAAAAATTAGTAAGGGGTAATTTTAAAATTTTAAAGGATCAACTCAGGGTATTATTGAACTTAAAAAATGATCCATATTTTATCTATAAAAAAATATCTGGATTAAATATACCTACCACTTATTTTATACCTTTTGGCGGGAATGGAAAATATGATACTAATCATTCTCCTAACAACTATCATTATAAACAGTTAATTTTAAAATTAAATAATAAACCAAATACTTATCTCGGAATTCATCCCAGTTATTTTTCCAATTCCAATGCTAAAACTTTAGAAAATGAAAAACTTGGTTTGGAACATCTGATAAATCAACCCATACTACGTTCCAGACAACATTATATTATGTTACAGATTCCTCAAACGTACCATAACTTATTAACATCAGGCATTAAAGAGGATTTTACTATGGGTTATCAGGATCATGCCGGATTCAGAGCCGGAACCTGTACTCCTTTTTATTGGTTTGATCTGACAAAAAATAAGGTCACTGAATTAAAAGTATATCCATTTTGCATTATGGATGTAACTTTGAAAAATTATATGAATTTATCTGTTAAAGAATCTAAAGTGCTGATTGATGAATTAATTAAATCTGTACGTTCAGTCAACGGACACTTTATTTCTATTTTTCATAACGATAGTATTTCAGGCTATGGAGAATGGAAAGATTGGGAAACACTCTACGATTATCTGATTGAAAAATGTAAAAATGATTAA
- the radC gene encoding RadC family protein, translated as MNIKSLALDERPREKLLSKGRNSLSDAELLAIIIGSGSKEESSISLAQRILVSVNNNWNELAKLSIQDLCKFNGIGKVKAIEIITSLEIGRRKALQEALKRKTISSSKDAFHIIHPIIGDNTVEEFWAIFLTRSNSVLRTEKISQGGITGTVVDSRLIFKMALELNAVSLIISHNHPSGNIHPSKADLDITKNIKEAGNLLNIKLVDHLIITQTSYYSFADEHIL; from the coding sequence ATGAACATAAAATCTCTTGCTTTAGATGAAAGACCCAGGGAAAAGCTTTTAAGTAAAGGTAGAAATTCACTGTCGGATGCAGAACTTTTAGCTATTATTATTGGAAGCGGATCGAAAGAAGAAAGTAGTATTTCTCTGGCTCAAAGAATTTTAGTTTCGGTTAATAACAACTGGAATGAGCTTGCTAAATTATCCATTCAGGATTTATGTAAATTCAACGGCATTGGAAAGGTAAAAGCGATAGAAATAATAACTTCACTGGAAATAGGCAGAAGAAAAGCATTACAAGAAGCTTTAAAACGAAAAACCATATCATCTTCCAAAGATGCCTTTCACATTATTCATCCTATTATAGGGGATAATACTGTTGAGGAATTTTGGGCTATATTTCTGACCAGATCCAATAGTGTTCTACGTACCGAAAAAATATCTCAGGGAGGAATTACAGGAACGGTCGTAGATTCCAGGCTAATATTTAAAATGGCTTTGGAATTAAATGCCGTCTCATTAATAATCTCACATAATCATCCTTCAGGAAACATTCATCCCAGTAAAGCCGATTTAGACATTACAAAAAATATTAAAGAAGCAGGTAATTTATTAAACATTAAATTAGTCGATCACCTCATAATCACTCAAACTTCCTATTATAGCTTTGCGGATGAACATATTTTATAA
- a CDS encoding DUF7935 family protein produces the protein MDSTYLLLFIIIILVVIGGFFLIIHRFLQSEKEKQNFELRLKYSENLLPSKLQAYERMALFLERIRPSFLIRNISASGNVENYEYLLIETIQKEFEHNLAQQIYIFPKTWEIILSAKNATQLLIKEAARSLDKQSPADNLQQEIIKSSLNEQSSPSTTALLYLQKDIQG, from the coding sequence ATGGACAGCACTTATCTCTTATTATTTATAATTATCATACTAGTTGTAATTGGTGGCTTTTTTTTAATCATACACCGTTTTTTACAATCTGAAAAAGAAAAACAAAATTTTGAATTACGACTCAAATATTCTGAAAACTTATTACCTTCCAAATTGCAGGCATATGAACGCATGGCTCTTTTTTTAGAAAGAATACGTCCTTCTTTTTTAATAAGAAATATCTCAGCATCCGGAAATGTCGAAAATTATGAATATTTACTTATTGAAACCATTCAAAAAGAATTTGAACACAATCTGGCTCAACAGATTTATATATTCCCTAAGACTTGGGAAATTATTTTATCTGCTAAAAATGCTACCCAATTACTTATCAAAGAGGCTGCCCGATCTCTGGATAAACAAAGTCCCGCTGACAACCTTCAGCAGGAGATTATTAAAAGCTCTTTAAATGAACAGTCGTCTCCATCTACAACAGCTCTATTATATTTACAAAAAGACATTCAAGGATGA
- a CDS encoding response regulator transcription factor codes for MFKKILIAEDFDSYNIAVKKTVEELNVSVVDQVFYCDDALLKIQHALLAGAPYELLISDLSFNSDYREQRLQGGEDLIQEARKEQPSLKVIIFSIENRFHKIKTMFDKYQINGFVSKGRNDAKELKKAITTIYEGQNYISNNDSVQQNNIYEFSEYDINLLKLLSQGYTQKEVEHYLKKNNITPNSESSIEKRLAILRESLDAKDTKQLLSIVIELGII; via the coding sequence ATGTTTAAAAAAATACTTATTGCAGAAGATTTTGACAGCTACAACATAGCTGTTAAAAAAACTGTTGAAGAACTAAATGTTTCCGTAGTGGATCAGGTCTTTTATTGTGACGATGCGTTGCTAAAAATACAACACGCCTTGCTGGCCGGAGCACCGTACGAACTACTAATTTCTGATCTTTCTTTTAATTCAGACTACAGAGAACAACGATTGCAGGGTGGAGAAGATCTCATACAGGAAGCCAGGAAAGAACAACCTTCATTAAAGGTTATTATTTTCTCTATTGAAAACAGATTTCATAAAATTAAAACCATGTTTGATAAATATCAAATAAATGGCTTTGTTAGTAAAGGGCGTAATGATGCTAAAGAACTTAAAAAAGCTATTACAACCATTTATGAAGGTCAAAATTATATTTCTAATAATGATTCTGTTCAGCAAAACAATATATACGAGTTTTCTGAATATGATATTAACTTATTAAAGTTGTTATCTCAAGGTTATACTCAAAAAGAAGTCGAGCATTATTTAAAGAAAAATAATATAACACCTAACAGTGAAAGCTCAATTGAGAAAAGATTAGCTATTTTACGTGAATCACTGGACGCCAAGGATACAAAACAATTATTGAGCATAGTCATAGAACTGGGAATCATTTAA
- a CDS encoding ATP-binding protein, whose translation MKKSFIISPIFCLLLFFLCIHCKDKNPLSLKNTLSNDNEKVTKYNDSSFRHSNKDIEKAKKSDNTTKLGQIYFQIGHYFLNKNINDSAYFYYNHAKEIFIPLRDSSYTGKSLLNMAICQANEGDYYGSEETAVDALRFLKSPKDDNYIASVYNTLAICKTEQKNYSQAIEYYQLSLNATKTKFLELNIKNNQAVVNIKAKEYDIAIQLLNSLNNDSIFLNEKSEKYISLKTRIEDNLSYAQWLNDPGYDAAPEMIKALKIRENINDLSGQIANHSHLTDYFTKKNISLAILHAKKMYEIAKKSGTPDDQLEALNKLINLENPESSKKYFTAYISLNDSLQTERNYAKNQFALIRYEVGKNKEENLKLKAENAQKNYQILRQKVIAASITGVTIMGLVFFLIWFKRRQERFEREKLEEVHRTELKYSKKIHDEVANGIYYLMVQLENNPSIKVENINNNLEELYNRSRNISHESELKTDMKNDYSGLLKDMLQPYGTNNLRIIIIGNDEEIWEKLSIEKREEIYYILIELMTNMKKHSKASLITLKFKKEYSKIFIEYFDNGIGLDSDNWKPGRGVKNMENRINSVQGKIHFDTDNKKGTSIKITITT comes from the coding sequence ATGAAAAAAAGTTTTATAATATCTCCCATTTTCTGTCTTCTTCTTTTTTTTCTTTGCATCCATTGCAAAGATAAGAATCCACTATCTTTAAAAAACACTCTTTCTAATGACAATGAGAAAGTCACAAAGTATAATGATTCTAGCTTCAGACATAGTAATAAAGATATTGAAAAAGCAAAAAAAAGTGATAATACTACGAAGCTGGGACAAATATATTTTCAAATCGGACATTATTTTTTAAATAAAAATATTAACGATAGCGCGTACTTCTATTATAATCATGCAAAAGAAATATTTATCCCACTAAGAGACAGTTCATACACAGGCAAAAGTTTATTAAATATGGCTATTTGTCAGGCAAATGAAGGAGATTATTACGGAAGTGAAGAAACGGCTGTTGATGCTTTAAGATTTCTTAAATCCCCCAAAGATGATAATTATATAGCTTCTGTTTACAACACTCTCGCTATATGCAAGACTGAACAAAAAAATTATTCGCAAGCTATTGAATATTATCAGTTGTCTTTAAATGCTACTAAAACTAAATTTCTAGAACTGAACATAAAAAATAACCAAGCTGTTGTAAATATTAAGGCAAAAGAATATGATATTGCCATTCAGCTTTTAAATTCTTTAAATAATGATAGTATTTTTCTAAATGAAAAGTCTGAAAAATACATTAGTTTAAAAACCAGAATAGAGGATAATTTAAGCTATGCCCAATGGTTAAACGATCCTGGCTATGATGCAGCACCGGAAATGATTAAAGCTTTAAAAATACGAGAAAACATTAATGATCTATCCGGTCAGATAGCCAATCACTCTCACTTAACTGACTATTTTACTAAGAAAAATATATCATTAGCTATATTACATGCGAAGAAAATGTATGAAATAGCCAAAAAATCTGGTACTCCTGATGATCAACTGGAAGCTTTAAACAAACTGATCAATCTCGAAAATCCGGAATCTTCAAAAAAATATTTCACTGCTTATATCTCACTTAATGACAGCTTGCAAACAGAAAGAAACTATGCTAAGAATCAATTTGCGTTAATACGCTATGAGGTAGGAAAAAACAAAGAGGAAAATTTAAAGTTAAAAGCAGAAAATGCCCAAAAGAACTATCAAATACTTAGGCAAAAAGTTATTGCAGCATCGATAACAGGAGTTACAATTATGGGATTGGTTTTCTTTTTAATCTGGTTTAAAAGAAGACAAGAAAGATTCGAAAGAGAAAAACTTGAAGAAGTACACCGTACCGAATTAAAATATTCTAAGAAAATTCACGATGAAGTAGCTAATGGTATTTATTATTTGATGGTACAACTTGAAAACAACCCTTCCATTAAAGTTGAAAACATTAATAATAATCTGGAAGAATTATACAACAGATCCAGAAACATTTCTCATGAATCAGAACTTAAAACTGACATGAAAAATGACTATTCAGGTCTTTTAAAAGATATGCTGCAACCTTACGGCACTAATAATCTCAGAATTATTATCATTGGAAATGACGAAGAAATCTGGGAAAAACTTTCAATCGAAAAACGAGAAGAGATCTATTATATCCTTATCGAACTGATGACTAACATGAAAAAACATAGCAAAGCCTCGTTGATCACTTTAAAATTTAAAAAAGAATACTCTAAAATCTTTATCGAATATTTTGATAATGGCATAGGATTAGATAGTGATAACTGGAAGCCAGGCCGTGGAGTAAAAAATATGGAAAACCGTATAAATTCTGTTCAAGGTAAAATTCATTTTGATACAGATAATAAAAAAGGAACATCTATCAAAATCACTATAACTACTTAA